The following are from one region of the Girardinichthys multiradiatus isolate DD_20200921_A chromosome 9, DD_fGirMul_XY1, whole genome shotgun sequence genome:
- the atp1b1a gene encoding sodium/potassium-transporting ATPase subunit beta-1a yields MAGKKDSDGGWRTFIWNSEKREFLGRTGGSWLKIFLFYVIFYGCLAGIFIGTIQALLLTLNEYKPTYQDRVAPPGLSHTPRSEKSEIYFEKSNNSTYKKYIDSMAAFLKQYDLTRQIDEMKYEDCGDVAAPYKDRGNLESELGQRKSCRFDRKLLKSCSGLDDTSFGFKEGKPCLIVKLNRIVNFRPKTPSSNDSLPEGLKGKSFDNLIPIYCKNKREEDESKIGEIKYYGLGGPGFPLQYYPYYGKRLQPQYLQPLVAIQFTNLTMGEELRIECKVYGDNIDYNEKDRYQGRFDVKFTVKS; encoded by the exons ATGGCTGGAAAGAAAGACAGCGACGGCGGATGGAGGACATTTATATGGAATTCAGAGAAGAGAGAGTTTCTAGGACGAACAGGGGGCAGTTGGC ttAAAATCTTCCTGTTCTACGTGATTTTCTATGGATGCTTGGCTGGAATTTTCATCGGGACCATTCAGGCCTTGCTACTGACCTTAAATGAGTACAAACCCACCTACCAGGACAGAGTTGCCCCCCCAG GCCTGTCACACACACCCCGCTCCGAAAAATCTGAAATCTATTTCGAAAAGAGTAACAACTCTACATATAAGAAGTACATCGACAGCATGGCGGCGTTTCTGAAGCAATATGATTTAACGAGACAGATTGATGAAATGAAATATGAGGATTGTGGAG ACGTTGCAGCGCCATACAAAGACCGCGGAAATCTGGAAAGTGAACTAGGACAGAGGAAAAGTTGCCGTTTCGACAGAAAGTTGCTTAAGAGCTGCTCCGGGTTGGATGACACTTCTTTTGGCTTTAAGGAGGGAAAGCCATGCCTTATTGTCAAGCTCAACAGGATTGTCAATTTCAGACCAAAG ACTCCTTCCAGCAATGATTCACTTCCAGAAGGTCTGAAGGGCAAATCCTTTGATAACCTCATCCCCATTTACTGCAAGAATAAG AGGGAGGAAGATGAAAGCAAGATTGGAGAGATCAAGTACTATGGCCTCGGGGGACCTGGCTTCCCTCTCCAGTACTACCCCTACTACGGCAAACGGCTCCAGCCCCAGTACCTGCAGCCTCTGGTGGCCATCCAATTCACCAACCTCACCATGGGAGAGGAGCTCCGCATCGAGTGCAAAGTGTACGGCGACAACATTGACTACAACGAGAAGGACCGCTATCAGGGACGCTTTGACGTGAAGTTCACAGTGAAGTCATGA